From the Clostridium sp. Marseille-P299 genome, one window contains:
- a CDS encoding branched-chain amino acid ABC transporter permease — protein sequence MGQIILQLIIGGLAMGFIYALVSIEYTIIWNASGLLNFSHERLILLGAYIFGAQFVVRNHMDTPIAVILMLVTTFFIGVAISYFLMRPLRNMPLVFSVTGTIMLGRIITEGVRIIWGNNPIPMVDWLQGTIQIGELVISKTYIIIIAVAAILVAILQLFLNKTKVGTAMRCVSQNKKAAAFMGIDVDRSSAITMGISAVICAIIGILIIPLFQLKGDMTGMIGLKGFAAGVVGGFGYLPGGIIGGILIGVLESLSTLVVPGIYKDTVSFILLIVFLLVKPSGILGHKA from the coding sequence ATGGGGCAAATTATTTTACAGCTGATCATAGGCGGATTAGCAATGGGTTTTATCTATGCATTGGTTAGTATTGAGTATACAATCATATGGAATGCATCAGGATTATTAAATTTCTCACATGAAAGATTAATTTTACTTGGAGCCTACATATTTGGAGCACAGTTTGTTGTTAGAAATCATATGGATACACCGATAGCGGTAATATTAATGTTGGTTACAACTTTCTTTATTGGTGTTGCTATTTCGTACTTTTTAATGAGACCGTTAAGAAATATGCCGTTGGTATTTTCAGTTACTGGAACTATAATGTTAGGTCGAATTATTACTGAGGGTGTTCGTATTATCTGGGGTAATAATCCAATACCTATGGTGGATTGGCTTCAAGGAACCATTCAAATTGGTGAATTAGTTATTAGTAAAACGTACATAATTATTATCGCAGTTGCTGCAATCTTAGTTGCAATTCTTCAGTTATTCTTAAATAAAACAAAAGTTGGTACAGCAATGCGATGTGTATCACAAAATAAAAAAGCAGCAGCTTTTATGGGTATTGACGTAGATAGATCATCTGCAATTACTATGGGTATCTCCGCTGTAATATGTGCCATTATTGGTATCTTAATTATTCCTCTTTTCCAACTAAAAGGTGATATGACAGGAATGATCGGATTAAAAGGATTTGCTGCTGGTGTTGTTGGTGGCTTCGGTTATTTGCCAGGTGGTATTATTGGTGGTATTTTAATCGGCGTTCTCGAATCTTTAAGTACTTTGGTAGTACCTGGTATTTACAAGGATACAGTATCATTTATTTTATTAATTGTATTTTTATTGGTTAAGCCAAGCGGTATTCTTGGACATAAGGCTTAA
- a CDS encoding branched-chain amino acid ABC transporter permease, producing MTDKMKKISITMISIIVAIVVPLLVTDNYNRGIFIMALINIIVVLGLNFITGLTGQMNLGTAGIFAVGAYTTALLTTKLGISPWLTIIASIIMGVVIGVGLGFPSLRIQGVYLALTTIGFGEIVRILISNAKFTNGIMGIRNIPSFSIGNFVIKNKLYVYYLFLIFVIIMALIAYRITYSKWGRLFKAIRDNYEAVQACGIDIAKPKIMAFTLAAIYGCVAGSLYAVHMEFITPSVFTFDLSTTFIVMMMLGGIGSVPGGILGAIVCTILPEKLRFLGNWYWIVFSIIVLLIILFRPNGVISFFNQKKVTKKGEKING from the coding sequence ATGACTGATAAAATGAAAAAAATATCTATTACAATGATTTCAATTATTGTTGCTATCGTAGTCCCACTTTTAGTAACAGATAATTATAATAGAGGTATTTTTATAATGGCGCTCATCAACATTATTGTGGTATTAGGATTAAACTTTATCACTGGTTTAACGGGGCAGATGAATCTTGGTACAGCTGGAATATTTGCAGTTGGCGCGTATACAACAGCATTGTTAACAACAAAATTAGGAATATCTCCTTGGTTAACAATCATTGCTTCTATTATAATGGGAGTCGTTATCGGAGTTGGTTTAGGATTTCCATCCTTACGTATTCAAGGGGTTTATTTGGCTTTAACTACGATTGGATTTGGGGAAATCGTTCGTATTTTAATAAGTAATGCAAAATTCACAAATGGTATTATGGGTATTCGTAATATCCCATCATTTTCAATTGGAAATTTCGTAATAAAAAATAAATTATATGTTTATTACTTGTTCTTAATTTTCGTTATTATTATGGCTCTTATTGCATATCGAATTACATACTCAAAATGGGGAAGATTATTTAAAGCGATTCGTGATAATTACGAAGCAGTACAAGCATGTGGTATTGATATTGCCAAGCCAAAGATTATGGCATTTACTTTAGCTGCTATTTATGGATGCGTTGCAGGATCTTTATATGCAGTACATATGGAATTTATTACTCCTTCTGTATTTACCTTTGATTTATCAACAACGTTTATTGTTATGATGATGTTAGGGGGAATCGGTTCTGTACCAGGTGGTATTTTAGGTGCAATTGTATGTACTATACTACCAGAAAAGCTTCGTTTTCTTGGTAATTGGTATTGGATCGTATTTAGTATTATAGTGTTACTAATTATTCTTTTTAGACCAAATGGAGTGATTAGTTTCTTTAATCAAAAAAAGGTAACAAAGAAAGGAGAGAAGATAAATGGCTAA
- a CDS encoding ABC transporter ATP-binding protein: MANILTVENLTKKFAGLTAVNNLSFTMKERTIHSLIGPNGSGKSTTINMCTGAFPMTSGTIKFGDEVISGLVLHQIASKNIGRTFQNLKLFGSMTVKENLMVGMQAQMTDNILKFLVNPKAARTEEKRAEERALEVLDYIGMYKYRDETVKNLAYGQQKLTELGRSIMTSPKLLFLDEPAAGLNPSERVDFVKILLKVFDDGVDLFLIEHNMDVVMNISNYITVINFGSKIAEGTPKEIQNNDEVIAAYLGSQFKKK, from the coding sequence ATGGCTAATATATTAACAGTTGAAAATTTAACAAAAAAATTCGCTGGTCTGACAGCTGTAAATAATCTTTCCTTTACGATGAAAGAGCGAACCATACACTCCTTAATTGGTCCAAATGGTTCTGGGAAAAGTACTACGATTAATATGTGTACTGGCGCATTTCCAATGACTTCTGGAACAATTAAATTTGGTGATGAAGTAATTAGTGGTTTGGTATTGCATCAAATTGCAAGTAAAAATATTGGAAGAACATTTCAGAATCTTAAGTTATTTGGCTCAATGACAGTAAAAGAAAACCTTATGGTTGGTATGCAAGCACAGATGACAGATAATATACTGAAATTTTTAGTAAATCCAAAAGCAGCTAGGACAGAAGAAAAAAGAGCAGAAGAAAGAGCTTTGGAAGTTCTTGATTACATAGGCATGTATAAATATCGAGATGAAACAGTTAAGAATCTAGCTTACGGACAGCAAAAGTTAACAGAGCTTGGCCGTTCAATTATGACATCTCCTAAATTATTATTTTTAGATGAACCAGCAGCAGGGTTAAATCCAAGCGAAAGAGTTGATTTTGTCAAGATATTATTAAAAGTGTTTGACGATGGTGTTGACTTATTTTTAATTGAACATAATATGGATGTTGTTATGAACATTTCCAATTATATTACAGTTATTAATTTTGGTTCTAAAATAGCAGAAGGTACACCAAAAGAAATTCAGAATAATGATGAAGTTATTGCGGCGTATCTTGGTAGCCAATTTAAAAAGAAGTAA
- a CDS encoding ABC transporter ATP-binding protein, giving the protein MLKVENIDVYYGKVQALFDVCFEVGENEIVSIIGSNGAGKSTLMKTIMGVNKPAKGKIFFNGEQISGLKTNVIVGKKLVYIPEGREVFPKMTVKDNLVMGAYSRKYSSSQMNQKLEEMFEIYPRLKERQHQLAGCMSGGEQQMLAIARGLMSEPKLVMFDEPSLGLSPLIVDEMFDTIIKIKKSMNIPVVIVEQNAFMAMSISDRTYVLEVGNVKGHGSSKELMDSPEVKKAYLGG; this is encoded by the coding sequence ATGCTAAAAGTTGAAAACATAGATGTGTATTACGGAAAAGTTCAGGCCTTGTTTGATGTTTGTTTTGAAGTGGGTGAAAACGAAATAGTTTCCATCATTGGTTCAAATGGTGCAGGAAAATCTACTTTAATGAAAACAATCATGGGAGTTAATAAGCCTGCAAAAGGGAAAATCTTTTTTAACGGAGAACAGATCAGTGGCTTAAAAACAAACGTTATTGTTGGAAAAAAGCTAGTTTACATACCAGAAGGCCGTGAAGTTTTTCCTAAAATGACAGTAAAAGATAACTTAGTGATGGGAGCGTATAGCCGTAAGTATTCTTCATCCCAAATGAACCAAAAACTTGAGGAAATGTTTGAAATTTACCCAAGATTAAAGGAACGTCAGCATCAGCTCGCTGGTTGTATGTCAGGTGGCGAACAACAGATGCTAGCTATTGCTAGAGGATTAATGAGTGAACCAAAGCTTGTAATGTTTGATGAACCTTCCTTAGGATTATCACCATTAATCGTAGATGAGATGTTTGACACAATTATTAAAATTAAGAAATCAATGAATATTCCAGTAGTTATTGTAGAACAAAATGCTTTTATGGCAATGTCGATATCAGATCGAACATATGTCTTAGAGGTTGGTAACGTTAAAGGCCATGGAAGCAGTAAGGAATTAATGGATTCACCTGAGGTTAAAAAAGCTTACCTTGGTGGCTAA
- a CDS encoding PadR family transcriptional regulator, translating into MVFNTGSALLDAIVLAAVSREPEGTYGYKITQDVREAIDISESTLYPVLRRLQKDDCLEVYDMEIAGRNRRYYKVTEQGRRQLQLYCEEWKNYSKKISNIFKGVV; encoded by the coding sequence ATGGTTTTTAATACAGGTTCGGCATTGCTGGATGCAATTGTACTTGCAGCAGTATCAAGAGAACCAGAAGGCACTTATGGATATAAAATTACCCAAGATGTAAGAGAAGCAATCGATATCTCAGAGTCTACACTGTATCCAGTACTACGCAGATTACAAAAAGATGATTGTTTAGAAGTATATGACATGGAGATAGCAGGAAGAAATCGAAGATATTATAAAGTAACGGAACAAGGAAGACGACAACTACAATTATATTGTGAAGAGTGGAAAAATTATTCGAAGAAAATAAGTAATATTTTTAAGGGGGTGGTTTAG
- a CDS encoding DUF1700 domain-containing protein, which yields MNRQEFMKELESLLVDIAAEERTEALQYYEDYFEDAGVDKEAEVIAELGSPAKVAKSIQMEMSQNNERGEFTERGYHSGDETNPFEVMDTKDIKDDLNENKSSIIENNKVLLENDQKDTRNQESDFNDNREHNNNQFHHGNTQQNQNWNNQNQGQYNQNWNNQNWNNQSQNTNQYNNGYTRGNYQQSSYQNQGNRDYEAPRKKGLSAGAIILICIFAIPVGLPVLCALFGVFIGLGATAFGLVIGFGAAAFACILSGVVLFILGLVNIFIVPVAGMLLLGGGLLVFGIGLLFALLTTVCVKIIPSLVRGFVGICKAPFKMGGVAA from the coding sequence TTGAATCGACAGGAATTTATGAAAGAATTAGAATCCTTGTTAGTAGATATTGCGGCAGAAGAACGGACGGAAGCGTTGCAATATTATGAAGATTATTTTGAAGATGCTGGTGTAGACAAAGAAGCAGAGGTAATTGCAGAATTAGGTAGCCCAGCAAAAGTTGCGAAAAGCATTCAGATGGAAATGTCGCAGAATAATGAACGTGGGGAATTTACAGAAAGAGGATATCATTCTGGTGATGAAACAAATCCATTTGAAGTCATGGATACCAAAGATATCAAGGATGATTTAAACGAAAATAAATCATCCATAATTGAAAATAATAAGGTCTTGTTAGAAAATGATCAAAAAGATACAAGAAATCAAGAAAGTGATTTCAATGACAATAGGGAGCATAATAATAACCAATTTCACCATGGAAACACTCAGCAAAACCAGAACTGGAATAACCAAAATCAAGGTCAATATAACCAGAACTGGAACAATCAAAATTGGAATAATCAAAGCCAGAATACGAATCAGTATAATAATGGATATACTAGAGGTAATTATCAACAATCCTCTTATCAAAATCAAGGAAACAGAGATTATGAAGCTCCAAGAAAAAAGGGACTTAGTGCAGGTGCAATCATTCTTATCTGCATCTTTGCAATACCAGTAGGATTACCAGTCCTATGTGCTTTATTTGGAGTTTTTATTGGACTTGGTGCAACAGCATTTGGGCTAGTTATAGGTTTTGGCGCAGCAGCTTTTGCTTGTATCTTATCGGGCGTTGTTTTATTTATATTAGGCCTTGTAAACATATTTATAGTACCAGTTGCTGGAATGTTGCTCCTTGGTGGTGGATTACTTGTTTTTGGAATAGGATTATTGTTTGCTCTCTTAACAACAGTTTGTGTTAAGATAATACCTTCATTAGTTAGAGGATTTGTAGGTATATGTAAAGCACCATTTAAAATGGGAGGTGTTGCCGCGTGA
- a CDS encoding DUF4097 family beta strand repeat-containing protein, whose amino-acid sequence MKSISKVFLGLACITISLGILIVILAYSIGGNSVHTYSDYTYELDDTVEDVIALDFDLSYADVKIVSGDNFNVSIENMPKDGYKSYVSNGTWVIEEDFDNVNRIKLFGIDLPVSTNWFGFQYNDFKSSKITITIPEDFHGNEIEIQLGAGALYAEKISGDNVEFSVGAGTMEVDEVKAINYVGFENGAGNLTVHDMEATDVNVEGGVGEIKISGSIKRDCTVETGVGSVFLDINGNEENYNYSVDCGIGHVIINDKDYKGITDKTIRNNNSVGEFRLECGIGKIELYVR is encoded by the coding sequence GTGAAATCAATTAGTAAAGTGTTTTTAGGCCTAGCTTGCATTACAATTTCATTAGGTATTTTAATTGTTATTTTAGCGTATTCTATTGGAGGAAACAGTGTTCACACGTATTCTGATTATACGTATGAATTGGATGATACAGTAGAAGATGTAATCGCTCTTGATTTTGATCTATCTTATGCTGATGTTAAGATTGTATCTGGTGACAATTTTAATGTAAGTATCGAAAATATGCCTAAAGATGGTTATAAAAGTTATGTAAGTAATGGAACTTGGGTTATTGAAGAAGATTTTGATAATGTTAATCGTATTAAACTATTTGGAATTGATCTTCCAGTATCTACAAATTGGTTCGGATTTCAATATAACGATTTTAAATCATCTAAAATTACCATCACAATTCCGGAAGATTTTCATGGAAATGAGATAGAAATCCAACTCGGAGCTGGTGCATTGTATGCTGAAAAGATAAGCGGCGATAATGTTGAATTTTCGGTAGGTGCGGGCACGATGGAGGTTGATGAGGTAAAAGCAATAAATTATGTAGGTTTTGAAAATGGAGCTGGAAATTTAACAGTACACGACATGGAAGCTACTGATGTAAACGTCGAGGGCGGAGTTGGTGAGATTAAAATATCTGGTAGTATAAAGCGTGATTGTACGGTTGAAACTGGCGTGGGTAGTGTGTTTCTTGATATAAACGGAAATGAAGAAAATTATAATTATTCAGTTGACTGTGGTATTGGTCATGTTATAATTAATGATAAGGATTATAAAGGTATTACAGATAAAACCATTCGTAATAATAATTCCGTTGGGGAATTTCGATTAGAATGTGGGATCGGTAAGATTGAACTTTACGTAAGATAG
- a CDS encoding PspC domain-containing protein: MQKKLVKSHVDRKICGVCGGIAEYINIDPTVVRLLWILFGCFGAGVIAYIIAAIVMPD; the protein is encoded by the coding sequence ATGCAAAAAAAATTAGTTAAATCACATGTCGATAGAAAAATTTGTGGGGTATGTGGTGGAATTGCAGAATATATTAATATTGACCCTACTGTAGTACGTTTGTTATGGATTTTATTTGGATGTTTTGGAGCTGGAGTTATTGCTTATATTATTGCAGCAATTGTTATGCCAGACTAA
- the argS gene encoding arginine--tRNA ligase codes for MKKIIDHITEVVTDAFVTSGYEDKYGNVTVSNRPDLCQYQCNGALAAAKQYKKAPIMIANEIVEKCKDNPMFAEMTAIMPGFINISLKPEFIAKYLKDMAEDKNLGFEPTKDAKTIVVDFGGPNVAKPLHIGHLRSAVIGESIKRILKYAGNNVIGDAHLGDWGLQMGLIIAELKKRKSDLVYFDDAYTGEYPEEAPFTITELEEIYPFASAYSKEHEDFKEEAKNITHQLQNGHRGYTALWNHILAVSIADLKKNYDNLRVEFDLWKKESDAQPYIPDMVEYLKKEGFAQVSEGALVVDVKEETDTKEIPPCIILKSDGSALYQTTDLATLVERRKLFNPDSVIYVVDKRQELHFVQVFRCARKTGLVAEDTNLSFLGFGTMNGKDGKPFKTREGGTMRLENLIDSINEEVYKKMMENREMEESEAREIAKTVGLAALKYGDLSNQASKDYIFDIDRFTSFEGDTGPYILYTMVRIKSILSKYQTVSDEGVDGSFKYFEENKNRERSKSELDLMLVASKYNDMVEHAAAELAPHKICAYIYDLANAFNSFYHENKIIAEEDKKKQADWIALIVLVLHILEQCIDLLGFEAPDRM; via the coding sequence ATGAAAAAAATAATTGATCATATCACAGAAGTTGTAACAGATGCATTTGTTACATCTGGCTATGAAGATAAATATGGAAACGTGACCGTATCAAATCGACCTGATTTGTGTCAGTACCAATGTAATGGTGCGCTTGCAGCTGCAAAGCAATATAAAAAAGCGCCAATTATGATAGCAAATGAGATTGTTGAAAAGTGTAAAGATAATCCGATGTTTGCAGAGATGACTGCTATTATGCCAGGTTTTATTAATATCTCTTTAAAACCTGAGTTCATAGCAAAGTATCTAAAGGATATGGCAGAAGATAAAAATCTTGGTTTTGAACCTACTAAAGATGCAAAGACAATTGTTGTAGATTTTGGTGGACCAAATGTAGCGAAACCACTTCATATTGGACATCTTCGTTCTGCTGTTATTGGAGAAAGTATTAAGAGAATTCTTAAATACGCAGGAAATAATGTAATTGGTGATGCACATCTTGGAGACTGGGGTCTTCAAATGGGCTTAATTATTGCAGAACTTAAGAAGAGAAAAAGCGATTTAGTATATTTTGATGATGCATATACTGGAGAATATCCAGAAGAAGCTCCATTTACAATTACTGAATTAGAAGAAATCTATCCATTTGCAAGTGCTTATTCAAAAGAGCATGAGGATTTTAAAGAAGAAGCCAAGAACATAACACATCAATTACAAAATGGACATCGTGGTTATACAGCTCTTTGGAATCATATTTTAGCGGTATCCATTGCAGATTTAAAGAAAAATTATGATAACCTTCGTGTAGAGTTTGATCTTTGGAAAAAAGAAAGCGATGCACAGCCTTATATTCCTGATATGGTGGAATATTTAAAGAAAGAAGGCTTTGCACAAGTGAGTGAAGGTGCGTTGGTTGTTGATGTTAAGGAAGAGACGGATACAAAAGAAATACCTCCATGTATTATTTTAAAATCGGATGGTTCTGCCCTTTATCAAACAACAGACTTAGCAACTTTAGTTGAAAGAAGAAAATTATTTAATCCAGATTCTGTTATCTATGTCGTTGATAAAAGACAAGAACTTCACTTTGTACAGGTATTCCGTTGTGCAAGAAAGACAGGCTTGGTAGCAGAAGATACGAATTTAAGTTTCTTAGGTTTTGGTACTATGAATGGTAAGGACGGAAAACCATTTAAAACAAGAGAAGGCGGTACAATGCGTCTTGAGAACCTCATTGATAGTATCAATGAAGAAGTTTATAAAAAGATGATGGAAAACCGTGAAATGGAGGAAAGTGAAGCTAGAGAAATCGCTAAGACAGTAGGTCTTGCCGCTCTTAAATATGGAGATTTATCCAATCAAGCCTCCAAGGATTATATCTTTGATATTGATCGTTTTACTTCCTTTGAAGGAGATACTGGCCCTTATATTCTTTATACAATGGTTCGTATTAAATCCATTCTTTCAAAATATCAAACGGTATCCGATGAGGGAGTTGACGGTAGTTTTAAATATTTTGAAGAAAATAAAAACCGTGAACGTTCAAAATCAGAACTTGATTTAATGTTAGTTGCCTCTAAGTACAATGATATGGTGGAACATGCAGCAGCTGAATTAGCACCACATAAAATTTGTGCGTATATCTATGATTTAGCAAATGCATTTAATAGTTTTTACCATGAAAATAAAATTATTGCAGAAGAAGATAAGAAGAAACAAGCAGATTGGATTGCACTTATCGTTTTAGTACTTCATATTTTAGAACAATGTATTGATTTACTTGGATTTGAAGCACCAGATCGTATGTAA
- a CDS encoding ATP-binding protein — MYQLISKLIIYKNIDKDSILFCLANAIEKFEKGNASKEDTVSAIYTEIHRLLDVATEYGFDKNLWHNYLAYLLASVENPFSITCEKTGEQEGSVNYLAKGDFKVFKALFDYDFSKIEQELEINCFQMISDYRAIVKNGKRYNKNVSEKVRELSDRIEAAADEEEIFKIVTKFYKDYGVGVFGLNKAFRVKRENNEVNLIPITNTDDVRLTDLVGYEIQKKKLLDNTKAFIEGKKANNLLLFGDSGTGKSTSIKAILNEYYSMGLRMIEIYKHQFEDLSTVISYIKNRNYKFIIYMDDLSFEEFEVEYKYLKAVIEGGLEVKPENVLIYATSNRRHLIRETWSDRSDMSQDELHRSDTMQEKLSLVHRFGISINYSKPTQKEYFEIVKELAKQYDNFGISEEELLRQANMWELSHGGLSGRTASQFITYMISQ; from the coding sequence ATGTACCAATTAATTTCAAAATTGATTATATATAAGAATATTGATAAAGATAGCATCTTATTTTGCTTAGCTAATGCTATTGAAAAATTTGAAAAAGGAAATGCAAGTAAAGAGGATACTGTTTCTGCGATTTATACAGAGATTCATCGTTTGCTTGATGTTGCGACAGAGTATGGATTTGATAAGAATTTATGGCATAACTATTTGGCATATTTGTTAGCCAGTGTTGAAAATCCGTTTAGTATCACTTGTGAAAAGACTGGAGAACAAGAAGGGAGTGTAAATTATCTAGCTAAGGGTGATTTTAAAGTATTTAAGGCATTATTTGATTATGACTTTTCTAAAATAGAACAAGAACTAGAAATTAATTGCTTTCAAATGATCTCAGATTACAGGGCGATAGTTAAAAATGGAAAAAGATACAATAAGAATGTAAGTGAGAAGGTACGAGAACTAAGTGATCGTATTGAAGCGGCAGCAGATGAAGAGGAAATCTTTAAAATAGTAACTAAATTTTACAAGGATTATGGTGTTGGTGTATTTGGACTTAATAAGGCATTTCGCGTAAAAAGAGAAAACAATGAAGTTAATTTAATACCAATCACGAATACAGATGATGTTAGACTTACAGATTTAGTTGGTTATGAAATTCAAAAGAAGAAGTTGTTAGATAATACAAAAGCATTTATTGAGGGGAAAAAAGCGAATAACTTATTGTTGTTTGGTGATAGCGGGACAGGTAAATCTACGAGCATTAAGGCTATTTTAAATGAGTATTATTCAATGGGATTACGAATGATTGAAATTTATAAGCATCAATTCGAGGATTTATCTACGGTTATTTCTTATATTAAAAATAGAAACTATAAATTTATTATTTATATGGATGATCTTTCTTTCGAAGAATTTGAAGTTGAGTATAAGTATTTAAAAGCTGTGATTGAGGGTGGCTTGGAAGTAAAACCAGAGAACGTTTTAATCTATGCAACGTCAAATCGAAGACATTTAATTAGAGAAACTTGGTCGGATCGTTCGGATATGTCACAAGATGAATTGCATCGTTCAGATACTATGCAAGAAAAATTATCCCTTGTACATCGTTTTGGTATCTCAATTAATTATTCGAAACCAACACAGAAAGAGTATTTTGAAATCGTAAAAGAATTAGCAAAGCAGTATGATAATTTTGGTATTTCAGAGGAAGAATTATTAAGACAAGCCAATATGTGGGAGCTAAGTCATGGTGGCTTATCTGGAAGAACCGCATCTCAATTTATTACATATATGATTAGTCAATAG